The Plectropomus leopardus isolate mb unplaced genomic scaffold, YSFRI_Pleo_2.0 unplaced_scaffold10280, whole genome shotgun sequence genome contains the following window.
aacaaggagaggagagaggagaggaaaaaaggaaacaagggAGGAGAGGGGCGCTGAGTGAAGTTTACAGTCAGACGTCACGTCGACATTTGATGTCACTGACCGGGATCACCAGGATGTTTCTCTCCAGGAAGATTCGGTCGGCCTCGGGCGTGGTCGGACCGTTGGCGCCCTCGGCGATGATCTGAAACGATAGCAGGTCACGAGTGACGATCAGTTAcgggccgtgtgtgtgtgtgtgtgtgtgtgtgtgtgtgtgtgtgtgttaccttggCCTTGATCTTGTGTGCGTTGCTCTTGGTCAGCTGCTTCTCGCTGGCGGCGGGGATCAGGATGTCGCAGTCGGCCTCCAGGATGTTTCCTTCGTACGGCGTTGCGTTCGGGAAGCCCACGATGGTCCCGTTCTCctgcagaaaatagaaaaagaaaaaaagtttatttaaaaaaaaaaatctactgcaGGACTTTTCTAATATTTGTACATTAATTTAcatgttttccacatttttcctTACATtctcacattgtttttgtttgctaaaCATGTAAGatagaaaatataatttttttttatgacaaaattttttatttttatttttgtcattaaaagaaaaaagttagagCTAATACTCATGATCTAATACTTATTTGTTAAATGCATAATTATGGTAGTTATTAGTATGGTTTTATTAACGTTCATCCCTAGCTTTTACAAATACTTTTTCAatgtaattttaagtttttaaacatatttttctacattttttgaaaatgaaagtgaattGACAGAGtgccaaaaaagtaataattattattctgtcacgtgat
Protein-coding sequences here:
- the LOC121963180 gene encoding glutamate dehydrogenase 1, mitochondrial-like — protein: GFGNVGLHSMRYLHRFGAKCVGIGEMDGNIWNPNGIDPKELEDYKLENGTIVGFPNATPYEGNILEADCDILIPAASEKQLTKSNAHKIKAKIIAEGANGPTTPEADRIFLERNILVIPVSDIKCRRDV